In Maylandia zebra isolate NMK-2024a linkage group LG12, Mzebra_GT3a, whole genome shotgun sequence, a single genomic region encodes these proteins:
- the fkbp15b gene encoding FK506-binding protein 15 isoform X1 — MFVGDDEDGDFLSPTGGAKLASLFGLDQETSQGNESFQYTAPKQPRKSSNQAPSNQKPALQPGAPAVLFATAVQAFRYINGQYMKQGKLGAAVLGNHTTKEYKLLLYLSQQKQVTSAKIHVGFAFTVQQNNYCTFYDDQRQNWSLMFESEKSASDFCKEVCLAKVNSAATVDVVVLQDLSLGEGQSVENGDSVEVVYTGWLLENHTCGQMFDSNQNKDKLLRLKIGAGKVIRGWEEGMLGMKKAGRRLIVIPPDLAYGSKGVPNRVPANSTLIFEAELRRVKFSKDSGSDRASAGSRDSAAPSPALSIENLVPEPSAQAPSSGSGRPGEPPLRAKSNSLSEQLANPDATKAKLISRMAKMGQPMLPFLTGAASQPESSDSELEDTSGSRAKDHPVVSSPVPITTAPAAAAHVHPHPHAPPTSALLPVMSTVTAQPGLPTSSHVFQTPLQPVGQVYPAPAVPYMGSGDVTSFLMTEARQHNTEIRLAVGKVGDKVDQLASKIDDLQKQGGLSTGLSTVSMETSMILHNIQRIVQENECLKKEVFEKSSRIEEQNRKIGDLINQNQRYMEQSHLMLEQRNDSLKSSSEQNQARLLQAEQDKLQCCSEEKLLFTALSSQHPLPLDLGSGQVRLTEDLASAAARVSQLQLEASAHQQKAAELQGKLSTALQDGESRCQRVAALEAQLEELKEEAERVQTQYRSEKQRRKETELKVNTMEEELQDLKTDKESLERALSERKKKWQVERQRRDEEVEELRKSSQQELDNLRAQLRKARTSSDNAASEQLSQLQAELEQEWKGKCSQMLASAKGQHSREVAELTEQREGLQDKLTQLQEKFTALKQLRDSEEHSLLQQHKHHEELHALQEKYTALEQQGATVRQKLRRRVAELESKLEEQEASGDTAAEVKRVMNGVFHSLRGEFDLTESYTGQAVLGVIVSTIKNVTLQLLSAKGGAATRPITKEEETAEEEEKEEVENVKQEEEPHQNVHINGETEVRKEEEEEEHVADSDSHQVRETREDQEEAAEETVCESNTTTQAEHSQSTDIHPVSTTELESEELTITAAPGAECEVQEEEGQQPAPESSAEDKDTSKSLDPDERSPDDGQDAVSETNAAVTSEACVDSVEDDGEDVGEKNAASHKAFGPPSNPPPPPSELQDTSGENAGLTGRIDEENGEEPFFQNTTPANPPAAPSEEEEEEEMSLKGRPPPAPLFGDDEDDDDLDWMN, encoded by the exons ggCCAAGCTGGCTTCCCTGTTTGGATTAGACCAGGAAACCAGTCAGGGGAACGAGTCATTCCAGTACACAGCCCCCAAACAGCCTAGAAAGAGCTCCAACCAAG CTCCATCCAATCAGAAGCCAGCTCTACAACCTGGAGCTCCAGCAGTATTATTTGCAACAGCAGTCCAAGCCTTCAGATA TATTAATGGACAGTACatgaagcagggaaagctgggAGCTGCTGTGCTGGGCAACCATACAACAAAAGAG TACAAGCTTCTTCTGTATTTAAGCCAACAGAAACAAGTAACCTCTGCCAAGATTCACGTGGGCTTTGCTTTCACG GTACAgcaaaacaattattgcacTTTTTATGATGACCAGAGGCAGAACTGGTCCCTTATGTTTGAGTCAGAGAAATCAGCTTCAGACTTCTGCAAAGAG GTATGTTTAGCAAAAGTGAACAGCGCTGCGACTGTAGATGTAGTGGTACTCCAGGACCTCAGTCTTGGTGAGGGCCAGTCAGTGGAGAATGGAGACTCTGTGGAGGTGGTGTACACGGGCTGGCTTTTGGAGAACCACACTTGTGGACAG ATGTTTGACTCCaaccaaaacaaagacaagTTGCTGCGACTGAAGATTGGAGCTGGGAAAGTGATCAGA GGCTGGGAGGAAGGGATGCTGGGGATGAAGAAGGCAGGCCGTCGTCTCATTGTCATCCCACCCGATTTAGCTTACGGATCTAAGGGTGTCCCTAACCGTGTCCCGGCTAACAGCACTCTTATCTTTGAAGCAGAGCTTCGACGG GTCAAGTTCTCAAAGGACAGTGGCTCTGATCGGGCAAGTGCTGGCTCCAGAGACTCTGCTGCTCCTTCCCCAGCCCTCAGTATTGAAAATCTGGTCCCAGAGCCCTCAGCACAGGCCCCCTCTTCAGGTTCAGGAAGACCAGG GGAGCCACCACTTCGTGCAAAGTCAAACTCTCTGAGTGAGCAGCTGGCT AACCCAGATGCTACTAAAGCCAAACTGATTTCTCGGATGGCAAAAATGGGCCAGCCCATGCTGCCGTTTCTGACAGGGGCGGCCAGCCAGCCTGAATCCAGTGACTCTGAGCTTGAG GACACCAGTGGCAGCAGAGCAAAGGATCATCCCGTAGTTTCATCTCCAGTGCCGATCACCACtgctcctgcagctgctgcacaCG tacATCCTCATCCTCATGCTCCTCCCACCTCCGCCTTACTTCCTGTTATGAGCACTGTGACAGCACAGCCTGGACTGCCAACCAGCAGCCACGTGTTCCAG ACTCCACTGCAGCCTGTGGGCCAGGTCTACCCTGCACCAGCTGTCCCATACATGG GCTCTGGGGATGTGACTTCCTTCTTGATGACTGAGGCCAGACAGCATAACACAGAGATTCGCTTAGCTGTTGGAAAAGTAGGCGATAAAGTGGATCAGCTGGCTTCAAAG ATCGATGATCTTCAAAAGCAGGGGGGCCTTTCCACGGGTTTGTCTACTGTGTCGATGGAAACCTCCATGATCTTGCACAATATCCAAAGAATTGTTCAG GAAAatgagtgtttaaaaaaagaagtgtttGAGAAAAGTTCTCGCATCGAGGAGCAAAACCGTAAGATCGGAGATCTCATCAACCAGAACCAGAG GTACATGGAGCAGAGTCACCTGATGCTGGAACAGAGGAATGACTCCCTCAAGTCGTCCAGTGAACAGAACCAGGCGAGACTGCTGCAGGCTGAGCAGGACAAA CTGCAGTGCTGCTCTGAGGAAAAACTCCTATTCACTGCTCTCTCTTCTCAGCATCCTCTGCCTTTGGACCTGGGCTCTGGCCAG GTTCGTCTAACAGAGGACCTGGCTTCAGCGGCAGCGCGGGTGTCTCAGCTGCAGCTCGAAGCTTCAGCTCACCAGCAGAAGGCCGCGGAGCTGCAGGGTAAACTGAGCACAGCGCTGCAGGACGGTGAGAGCCGCTGCCAACGCGTCGCTGCCCTGGAAGCACAGCTGGAAG AGCTGAAGGAGGAGGCAGAGAGGGTTCAGACTCAGTACCGCTCAGAGAAACAAAGACGCAAAGAGACGGAGCTGAAAGTGAACACCATGGAAGAGGAGCTGCAGGACCTGAAGACTGACAAGGAGAGCCTAGAACGA gcactttcagaaagaaagaagaaatggcAGGTGGAGCGTCAGCGTCGGgatgaggaggtggaggagctcCGCAAGAGCAGCCAGCAGGAGCTCGACAACCTCCGAGCTCAACTTCGCAAGGCCAGGACCAGCAGTGACAACGCTGCATCAGAACAG CTGTCTCAGCTGCAGGCAGAGCTTGAGCAGGAATGGAAGGGCAAGTGTTCCCAGATGTTGGCTTCAGCTAAAGGGCAGCACAGCAGAGAGGTGGCTGAACTAACAGAGCAGAGAGAGGGTCTGCAGGACAAGTTAACCCAGCTGCAGGAAAAG TTTACAGCTCTGAAGCAGCTGAGAGACTCAGAAGAACATAGTCTGCTGCAGCAACACAAGCATCATGAGGAGTTGCACGCTCTTCAGGAAAAA TACACAGCCTTGGAGCAGCAGGGAGCGACTGTAAGACAGAAGCTGCGAAGACGAGTGGCAGAACTGGAGAGCAAACTGGAAGAGCAGGAGGCTTCTGGAGACACTGCAGCAGAG GTGAAGCGTGTGATGAACGGAGTGTTCCACTCACTGCGAGGGGAGTTCGATCTCACTGAATCCTACACCGGCCAGGCTGTGCTGGGGGTCATTGTCTCTACCATTAAG AATGTAACTCTGCAGCTCCTTAGTGCCAAAGGCGGGGCTGCAACAAGACCAATTACAAAAGAGGAGGAAACagcggaggaagaggagaaagaagagGTTGAAAATGTGAAACAGGAAGAAGAACCTCACCAGAATGTGCACATAAATGGAGAGACAGAGGTcagaaaggaagaggaggaggaggaacatGTGGCTGATTCAGATTCTCATCAAGTCAGGGAGACTCGTGAGGATCAGGAAGAAGCAGCTGAGGAGACGGTGTGTGAGTCAAACACAACAACTCAGGCAGAACATTCACAAAGCACAGATATCCATCCAGTTTCAACGACTGAACTCGAATCAGAAGAGCTGACAATAACGGCAGCACCAGGAGCAGAGTGCGAGgtacaggaggaggaggggcagCAACCTGCTCCTGAAAGCTCTGCAGAAGATAAAGACACCAGCAAGTCTTTGGATCCAGATGAGCGTTCACCTGACGATGGGCAAGATGCTGTGTCAGAAACGAACGCTGCAGTGACCAGTGAGGCATGCGTGGACAGCGTGGAAGATGATGGAGAGGATGTAGGAGAAAAAAATGCTGCTTCTCATAAAGCCTTTGGACCCCCATCCAACCCGCCTCCACCACCGAGCGAACTTCAGGACACCTCGGGAGAGAACGCAGG TCTGACTGGGAGAATTGATGAGGAAAATGGAGAGGAGCCATTTTTCCAGAACACAACTCCTGCCAATCCCCCCGCAGCACCCagcgaggaggaagaggaagaggagatg AGCCTAAAGGGGCGTCCACCACCTGCTCCCCTGTTTGGTGATgacgaggatgatgatgatctgGACTGGATGAACTGA
- the fkbp15b gene encoding FK506-binding protein 15 isoform X3 — translation MFVGDDEDGDFLSPTGGAKLASLFGLDQETSQGNESFQYTAPKQPRKSSNQAPSNQKPALQPGAPAVLFATAVQAFRYINGQYMKQGKLGAAVLGNHTTKEYKLLLYLSQQKQVTSAKIHVGFAFTVQQNNYCTFYDDQRQNWSLMFESEKSASDFCKEVCLAKVNSAATVDVVVLQDLSLGEGQSVENGDSVEVVYTGWLLENHTCGQMFDSNQNKDKLLRLKIGAGKVIRGWEEGMLGMKKAGRRLIVIPPDLAYGSKGVPNRVPANSTLIFEAELRRVKFSKDSGSDRASAGSRDSAAPSPALSIENLVPEPSAQAPSSGSGRPGEPPLRAKSNSLSEQLANPDATKAKLISRMAKMGQPMLPFLTGAASQPESSDSELEDTSGSRAKDHPVVSSPVPITTAPAAAAHVHPHPHAPPTSALLPVMSTVTAQPGLPTSSHVFQTPLQPVGQVYPAPAVPYMGSGDVTSFLMTEARQHNTEIRLAVGKVGDKVDQLASKIDDLQKQGGLSTGLSTVSMETSMILHNIQRIVQENECLKKEVFEKSSRIEEQNRKIGDLINQNQRYMEQSHLMLEQRNDSLKSSSEQNQARLLQAEQDKVRLTEDLASAAARVSQLQLEASAHQQKAAELQGKLSTALQDGESRCQRVAALEAQLEELKEEAERVQTQYRSEKQRRKETELKVNTMEEELQDLKTDKESLERALSERKKKWQVERQRRDEEVEELRKSSQQELDNLRAQLRKARTSSDNAASEQLSQLQAELEQEWKGKCSQMLASAKGQHSREVAELTEQREGLQDKLTQLQEKFTALKQLRDSEEHSLLQQHKHHEELHALQEKYTALEQQGATVRQKLRRRVAELESKLEEQEASGDTAAEVKRVMNGVFHSLRGEFDLTESYTGQAVLGVIVSTIKNVTLQLLSAKGGAATRPITKEEETAEEEEKEEVENVKQEEEPHQNVHINGETEVRKEEEEEEHVADSDSHQVRETREDQEEAAEETVCESNTTTQAEHSQSTDIHPVSTTELESEELTITAAPGAECEVQEEEGQQPAPESSAEDKDTSKSLDPDERSPDDGQDAVSETNAAVTSEACVDSVEDDGEDVGEKNAASHKAFGPPSNPPPPPSELQDTSGENAGLTGRIDEENGEEPFFQNTTPANPPAAPSEEEEEEEMSLKGRPPPAPLFGDDEDDDDLDWMN, via the exons ggCCAAGCTGGCTTCCCTGTTTGGATTAGACCAGGAAACCAGTCAGGGGAACGAGTCATTCCAGTACACAGCCCCCAAACAGCCTAGAAAGAGCTCCAACCAAG CTCCATCCAATCAGAAGCCAGCTCTACAACCTGGAGCTCCAGCAGTATTATTTGCAACAGCAGTCCAAGCCTTCAGATA TATTAATGGACAGTACatgaagcagggaaagctgggAGCTGCTGTGCTGGGCAACCATACAACAAAAGAG TACAAGCTTCTTCTGTATTTAAGCCAACAGAAACAAGTAACCTCTGCCAAGATTCACGTGGGCTTTGCTTTCACG GTACAgcaaaacaattattgcacTTTTTATGATGACCAGAGGCAGAACTGGTCCCTTATGTTTGAGTCAGAGAAATCAGCTTCAGACTTCTGCAAAGAG GTATGTTTAGCAAAAGTGAACAGCGCTGCGACTGTAGATGTAGTGGTACTCCAGGACCTCAGTCTTGGTGAGGGCCAGTCAGTGGAGAATGGAGACTCTGTGGAGGTGGTGTACACGGGCTGGCTTTTGGAGAACCACACTTGTGGACAG ATGTTTGACTCCaaccaaaacaaagacaagTTGCTGCGACTGAAGATTGGAGCTGGGAAAGTGATCAGA GGCTGGGAGGAAGGGATGCTGGGGATGAAGAAGGCAGGCCGTCGTCTCATTGTCATCCCACCCGATTTAGCTTACGGATCTAAGGGTGTCCCTAACCGTGTCCCGGCTAACAGCACTCTTATCTTTGAAGCAGAGCTTCGACGG GTCAAGTTCTCAAAGGACAGTGGCTCTGATCGGGCAAGTGCTGGCTCCAGAGACTCTGCTGCTCCTTCCCCAGCCCTCAGTATTGAAAATCTGGTCCCAGAGCCCTCAGCACAGGCCCCCTCTTCAGGTTCAGGAAGACCAGG GGAGCCACCACTTCGTGCAAAGTCAAACTCTCTGAGTGAGCAGCTGGCT AACCCAGATGCTACTAAAGCCAAACTGATTTCTCGGATGGCAAAAATGGGCCAGCCCATGCTGCCGTTTCTGACAGGGGCGGCCAGCCAGCCTGAATCCAGTGACTCTGAGCTTGAG GACACCAGTGGCAGCAGAGCAAAGGATCATCCCGTAGTTTCATCTCCAGTGCCGATCACCACtgctcctgcagctgctgcacaCG tacATCCTCATCCTCATGCTCCTCCCACCTCCGCCTTACTTCCTGTTATGAGCACTGTGACAGCACAGCCTGGACTGCCAACCAGCAGCCACGTGTTCCAG ACTCCACTGCAGCCTGTGGGCCAGGTCTACCCTGCACCAGCTGTCCCATACATGG GCTCTGGGGATGTGACTTCCTTCTTGATGACTGAGGCCAGACAGCATAACACAGAGATTCGCTTAGCTGTTGGAAAAGTAGGCGATAAAGTGGATCAGCTGGCTTCAAAG ATCGATGATCTTCAAAAGCAGGGGGGCCTTTCCACGGGTTTGTCTACTGTGTCGATGGAAACCTCCATGATCTTGCACAATATCCAAAGAATTGTTCAG GAAAatgagtgtttaaaaaaagaagtgtttGAGAAAAGTTCTCGCATCGAGGAGCAAAACCGTAAGATCGGAGATCTCATCAACCAGAACCAGAG GTACATGGAGCAGAGTCACCTGATGCTGGAACAGAGGAATGACTCCCTCAAGTCGTCCAGTGAACAGAACCAGGCGAGACTGCTGCAGGCTGAGCAGGACAAA GTTCGTCTAACAGAGGACCTGGCTTCAGCGGCAGCGCGGGTGTCTCAGCTGCAGCTCGAAGCTTCAGCTCACCAGCAGAAGGCCGCGGAGCTGCAGGGTAAACTGAGCACAGCGCTGCAGGACGGTGAGAGCCGCTGCCAACGCGTCGCTGCCCTGGAAGCACAGCTGGAAG AGCTGAAGGAGGAGGCAGAGAGGGTTCAGACTCAGTACCGCTCAGAGAAACAAAGACGCAAAGAGACGGAGCTGAAAGTGAACACCATGGAAGAGGAGCTGCAGGACCTGAAGACTGACAAGGAGAGCCTAGAACGA gcactttcagaaagaaagaagaaatggcAGGTGGAGCGTCAGCGTCGGgatgaggaggtggaggagctcCGCAAGAGCAGCCAGCAGGAGCTCGACAACCTCCGAGCTCAACTTCGCAAGGCCAGGACCAGCAGTGACAACGCTGCATCAGAACAG CTGTCTCAGCTGCAGGCAGAGCTTGAGCAGGAATGGAAGGGCAAGTGTTCCCAGATGTTGGCTTCAGCTAAAGGGCAGCACAGCAGAGAGGTGGCTGAACTAACAGAGCAGAGAGAGGGTCTGCAGGACAAGTTAACCCAGCTGCAGGAAAAG TTTACAGCTCTGAAGCAGCTGAGAGACTCAGAAGAACATAGTCTGCTGCAGCAACACAAGCATCATGAGGAGTTGCACGCTCTTCAGGAAAAA TACACAGCCTTGGAGCAGCAGGGAGCGACTGTAAGACAGAAGCTGCGAAGACGAGTGGCAGAACTGGAGAGCAAACTGGAAGAGCAGGAGGCTTCTGGAGACACTGCAGCAGAG GTGAAGCGTGTGATGAACGGAGTGTTCCACTCACTGCGAGGGGAGTTCGATCTCACTGAATCCTACACCGGCCAGGCTGTGCTGGGGGTCATTGTCTCTACCATTAAG AATGTAACTCTGCAGCTCCTTAGTGCCAAAGGCGGGGCTGCAACAAGACCAATTACAAAAGAGGAGGAAACagcggaggaagaggagaaagaagagGTTGAAAATGTGAAACAGGAAGAAGAACCTCACCAGAATGTGCACATAAATGGAGAGACAGAGGTcagaaaggaagaggaggaggaggaacatGTGGCTGATTCAGATTCTCATCAAGTCAGGGAGACTCGTGAGGATCAGGAAGAAGCAGCTGAGGAGACGGTGTGTGAGTCAAACACAACAACTCAGGCAGAACATTCACAAAGCACAGATATCCATCCAGTTTCAACGACTGAACTCGAATCAGAAGAGCTGACAATAACGGCAGCACCAGGAGCAGAGTGCGAGgtacaggaggaggaggggcagCAACCTGCTCCTGAAAGCTCTGCAGAAGATAAAGACACCAGCAAGTCTTTGGATCCAGATGAGCGTTCACCTGACGATGGGCAAGATGCTGTGTCAGAAACGAACGCTGCAGTGACCAGTGAGGCATGCGTGGACAGCGTGGAAGATGATGGAGAGGATGTAGGAGAAAAAAATGCTGCTTCTCATAAAGCCTTTGGACCCCCATCCAACCCGCCTCCACCACCGAGCGAACTTCAGGACACCTCGGGAGAGAACGCAGG TCTGACTGGGAGAATTGATGAGGAAAATGGAGAGGAGCCATTTTTCCAGAACACAACTCCTGCCAATCCCCCCGCAGCACCCagcgaggaggaagaggaagaggagatg AGCCTAAAGGGGCGTCCACCACCTGCTCCCCTGTTTGGTGATgacgaggatgatgatgatctgGACTGGATGAACTGA
- the fkbp15b gene encoding FK506-binding protein 15 isoform X2, translating to MFVGDDEDGDFLSPTGGAKLASLFGLDQETSQGNESFQYTAPKQPRKSSNQAPSNQKPALQPGAPAVLFATAVQAFRYINGQYMKQGKLGAAVLGNHTTKEYKLLLYLSQQKQVTSAKIHVGFAFTVQQNNYCTFYDDQRQNWSLMFESEKSASDFCKEVCLAKVNSAATVDVVVLQDLSLGEGQSVENGDSVEVVYTGWLLENHTCGQMFDSNQNKDKLLRLKIGAGKVIRGWEEGMLGMKKAGRRLIVIPPDLAYGSKGVPNRVPANSTLIFEAELRRVKFSKDSGSDRASAGSRDSAAPSPALSIENLVPEPSAQAPSSGSGRPGEPPLRAKSNSLSEQLANPDATKAKLISRMAKMGQPMLPFLTGAASQPESSDSELEDTSGSRAKDHPVVSSPVPITTAPAAAAHVHPHPHAPPTSALLPVMSTVTAQPGLPTSSHVFQTPLQPVGQVYPAPAVPYMGSGDVTSFLMTEARQHNTEIRLAVGKVGDKVDQLASKIDDLQKQGGLSTGLSTVSMETSMILHNIQRIVQENECLKKEVFEKSSRIEEQNRKIGDLINQNQRYMEQSHLMLEQRNDSLKSSSEQNQARLLQAEQDKLQCCSEEKLLFTALSSQHPLPLDLGSGQVRLTEDLASAAARVSQLQLEASAHQQKAAELQGKLSTALQDGESRCQRVAALEAQLEELKEEAERVQTQYRSEKQRRKETELKVNTMEEELQDLKTDKESLERALSERKKKWQVERQRRDEEVEELRKSSQQELDNLRAQLRKARTSSDNAASEQAELEQEWKGKCSQMLASAKGQHSREVAELTEQREGLQDKLTQLQEKFTALKQLRDSEEHSLLQQHKHHEELHALQEKYTALEQQGATVRQKLRRRVAELESKLEEQEASGDTAAEVKRVMNGVFHSLRGEFDLTESYTGQAVLGVIVSTIKNVTLQLLSAKGGAATRPITKEEETAEEEEKEEVENVKQEEEPHQNVHINGETEVRKEEEEEEHVADSDSHQVRETREDQEEAAEETVCESNTTTQAEHSQSTDIHPVSTTELESEELTITAAPGAECEVQEEEGQQPAPESSAEDKDTSKSLDPDERSPDDGQDAVSETNAAVTSEACVDSVEDDGEDVGEKNAASHKAFGPPSNPPPPPSELQDTSGENAGLTGRIDEENGEEPFFQNTTPANPPAAPSEEEEEEEMSLKGRPPPAPLFGDDEDDDDLDWMN from the exons ggCCAAGCTGGCTTCCCTGTTTGGATTAGACCAGGAAACCAGTCAGGGGAACGAGTCATTCCAGTACACAGCCCCCAAACAGCCTAGAAAGAGCTCCAACCAAG CTCCATCCAATCAGAAGCCAGCTCTACAACCTGGAGCTCCAGCAGTATTATTTGCAACAGCAGTCCAAGCCTTCAGATA TATTAATGGACAGTACatgaagcagggaaagctgggAGCTGCTGTGCTGGGCAACCATACAACAAAAGAG TACAAGCTTCTTCTGTATTTAAGCCAACAGAAACAAGTAACCTCTGCCAAGATTCACGTGGGCTTTGCTTTCACG GTACAgcaaaacaattattgcacTTTTTATGATGACCAGAGGCAGAACTGGTCCCTTATGTTTGAGTCAGAGAAATCAGCTTCAGACTTCTGCAAAGAG GTATGTTTAGCAAAAGTGAACAGCGCTGCGACTGTAGATGTAGTGGTACTCCAGGACCTCAGTCTTGGTGAGGGCCAGTCAGTGGAGAATGGAGACTCTGTGGAGGTGGTGTACACGGGCTGGCTTTTGGAGAACCACACTTGTGGACAG ATGTTTGACTCCaaccaaaacaaagacaagTTGCTGCGACTGAAGATTGGAGCTGGGAAAGTGATCAGA GGCTGGGAGGAAGGGATGCTGGGGATGAAGAAGGCAGGCCGTCGTCTCATTGTCATCCCACCCGATTTAGCTTACGGATCTAAGGGTGTCCCTAACCGTGTCCCGGCTAACAGCACTCTTATCTTTGAAGCAGAGCTTCGACGG GTCAAGTTCTCAAAGGACAGTGGCTCTGATCGGGCAAGTGCTGGCTCCAGAGACTCTGCTGCTCCTTCCCCAGCCCTCAGTATTGAAAATCTGGTCCCAGAGCCCTCAGCACAGGCCCCCTCTTCAGGTTCAGGAAGACCAGG GGAGCCACCACTTCGTGCAAAGTCAAACTCTCTGAGTGAGCAGCTGGCT AACCCAGATGCTACTAAAGCCAAACTGATTTCTCGGATGGCAAAAATGGGCCAGCCCATGCTGCCGTTTCTGACAGGGGCGGCCAGCCAGCCTGAATCCAGTGACTCTGAGCTTGAG GACACCAGTGGCAGCAGAGCAAAGGATCATCCCGTAGTTTCATCTCCAGTGCCGATCACCACtgctcctgcagctgctgcacaCG tacATCCTCATCCTCATGCTCCTCCCACCTCCGCCTTACTTCCTGTTATGAGCACTGTGACAGCACAGCCTGGACTGCCAACCAGCAGCCACGTGTTCCAG ACTCCACTGCAGCCTGTGGGCCAGGTCTACCCTGCACCAGCTGTCCCATACATGG GCTCTGGGGATGTGACTTCCTTCTTGATGACTGAGGCCAGACAGCATAACACAGAGATTCGCTTAGCTGTTGGAAAAGTAGGCGATAAAGTGGATCAGCTGGCTTCAAAG ATCGATGATCTTCAAAAGCAGGGGGGCCTTTCCACGGGTTTGTCTACTGTGTCGATGGAAACCTCCATGATCTTGCACAATATCCAAAGAATTGTTCAG GAAAatgagtgtttaaaaaaagaagtgtttGAGAAAAGTTCTCGCATCGAGGAGCAAAACCGTAAGATCGGAGATCTCATCAACCAGAACCAGAG GTACATGGAGCAGAGTCACCTGATGCTGGAACAGAGGAATGACTCCCTCAAGTCGTCCAGTGAACAGAACCAGGCGAGACTGCTGCAGGCTGAGCAGGACAAA CTGCAGTGCTGCTCTGAGGAAAAACTCCTATTCACTGCTCTCTCTTCTCAGCATCCTCTGCCTTTGGACCTGGGCTCTGGCCAG GTTCGTCTAACAGAGGACCTGGCTTCAGCGGCAGCGCGGGTGTCTCAGCTGCAGCTCGAAGCTTCAGCTCACCAGCAGAAGGCCGCGGAGCTGCAGGGTAAACTGAGCACAGCGCTGCAGGACGGTGAGAGCCGCTGCCAACGCGTCGCTGCCCTGGAAGCACAGCTGGAAG AGCTGAAGGAGGAGGCAGAGAGGGTTCAGACTCAGTACCGCTCAGAGAAACAAAGACGCAAAGAGACGGAGCTGAAAGTGAACACCATGGAAGAGGAGCTGCAGGACCTGAAGACTGACAAGGAGAGCCTAGAACGA gcactttcagaaagaaagaagaaatggcAGGTGGAGCGTCAGCGTCGGgatgaggaggtggaggagctcCGCAAGAGCAGCCAGCAGGAGCTCGACAACCTCCGAGCTCAACTTCGCAAGGCCAGGACCAGCAGTGACAACGCTGCATCAGAACAG GCAGAGCTTGAGCAGGAATGGAAGGGCAAGTGTTCCCAGATGTTGGCTTCAGCTAAAGGGCAGCACAGCAGAGAGGTGGCTGAACTAACAGAGCAGAGAGAGGGTCTGCAGGACAAGTTAACCCAGCTGCAGGAAAAG TTTACAGCTCTGAAGCAGCTGAGAGACTCAGAAGAACATAGTCTGCTGCAGCAACACAAGCATCATGAGGAGTTGCACGCTCTTCAGGAAAAA TACACAGCCTTGGAGCAGCAGGGAGCGACTGTAAGACAGAAGCTGCGAAGACGAGTGGCAGAACTGGAGAGCAAACTGGAAGAGCAGGAGGCTTCTGGAGACACTGCAGCAGAG GTGAAGCGTGTGATGAACGGAGTGTTCCACTCACTGCGAGGGGAGTTCGATCTCACTGAATCCTACACCGGCCAGGCTGTGCTGGGGGTCATTGTCTCTACCATTAAG AATGTAACTCTGCAGCTCCTTAGTGCCAAAGGCGGGGCTGCAACAAGACCAATTACAAAAGAGGAGGAAACagcggaggaagaggagaaagaagagGTTGAAAATGTGAAACAGGAAGAAGAACCTCACCAGAATGTGCACATAAATGGAGAGACAGAGGTcagaaaggaagaggaggaggaggaacatGTGGCTGATTCAGATTCTCATCAAGTCAGGGAGACTCGTGAGGATCAGGAAGAAGCAGCTGAGGAGACGGTGTGTGAGTCAAACACAACAACTCAGGCAGAACATTCACAAAGCACAGATATCCATCCAGTTTCAACGACTGAACTCGAATCAGAAGAGCTGACAATAACGGCAGCACCAGGAGCAGAGTGCGAGgtacaggaggaggaggggcagCAACCTGCTCCTGAAAGCTCTGCAGAAGATAAAGACACCAGCAAGTCTTTGGATCCAGATGAGCGTTCACCTGACGATGGGCAAGATGCTGTGTCAGAAACGAACGCTGCAGTGACCAGTGAGGCATGCGTGGACAGCGTGGAAGATGATGGAGAGGATGTAGGAGAAAAAAATGCTGCTTCTCATAAAGCCTTTGGACCCCCATCCAACCCGCCTCCACCACCGAGCGAACTTCAGGACACCTCGGGAGAGAACGCAGG TCTGACTGGGAGAATTGATGAGGAAAATGGAGAGGAGCCATTTTTCCAGAACACAACTCCTGCCAATCCCCCCGCAGCACCCagcgaggaggaagaggaagaggagatg AGCCTAAAGGGGCGTCCACCACCTGCTCCCCTGTTTGGTGATgacgaggatgatgatgatctgGACTGGATGAACTGA